The DNA window TAGCTTATGCAAGGAAGAGATTAGATCAATGCCCTTTTAAAGAGACGAAAAAACCCTGTGCTAAATGTGTTGTTCATTGTTACGGCCCTGATATGAGGGAGAAGATAAAAAAAGTCATGAAATATGCAGGTATACGCATGTTATTTGTAGAGCCTATAGGGGTGATGATTCATCTGTTTGAGATTTTAAGTAGATGAGGAAAAAATAGGTATAGTATAAAGAGGGTTTGTGAGATTTTTCTTATATGGAGAAGAAATGAAAACTAATAAAAATGGCTGAACATATGAGCCATTTTTATTAGTTTTCATTATTGTATAGCAATGCTATTTCGATACTCTAAAGGTGTCTTTTTTATAAGCCTTTTAAATACAATGGAATAATAATTTTGCGTATTAAAGCCAACAGAGATGGCCACATCCATAAGAGGTAAATTTGTATTCTCAAGAAAATATTTACTTTTTTCAACGCGATAATTATTTAAAAAATTAGAAAAAGTAAAACTCGTTTCTTTTTTAAACACCTTGCAAAAGTAACTTTTATTTACAGATAAATCCTTGCATAGTTTATCTAAATTGATAGATTGGGTGTAATTTTTATGTATGTATTCAATGGCCTTTTTTACATGGACACTAAATCTTAAATTACTCATCCCCTTACTAAACTGGCTATCAGAAATATTCAATAAGATAGCAGGTAAATACTGCATGCAGCTATGGGGCTTAAAAGGAATAGATATGGTGTTATTTTTATTGCATTTAAAAGGTCCTATGATAAAGTAGCCTCTATACTTATCAAATCTAGATATGGATACTACTACAAAATGAATATCTTTTGCATAGCTTAGATTACAGCTAAGGGAATCATCGGAATCAAAATGGATATCTCTAAAAATAGTGCAATGATTAAAAACTTTTTCTACTGTAGGCGTATAACCAATCCTACAAATCTTATTAAAATCAATGTCTACTGCGAGTATAGGTAGATTGCAGCAACTATAGAAGTCAAAAATAATATCGTGTATCACCTTCAAATAAATACACCTCCTTAAAAAATAAGCAATATATGGTTATAAAAAAACAAATATAATGAAGTTTGTCTATCAAGAATGATATAGAATATCTATTGTAAATGATAATCAATATCATAATACTATATATTATTCCTTACTACTATGAATTTGTCAAATATAGGATGAAAAATTATATCAAATTGAAGGCAATATTAATAT is part of the Crassaminicella profunda genome and encodes:
- a CDS encoding nitrous oxide-stimulated promoter family protein, which encodes MQSYKRIEHEKQMIEKMIHIYCKGNHDKDHELCNECTELLAYARKRLDQCPFKETKKPCAKCVVHCYGPDMREKIKKVMKYAGIRMLFVEPIGVMIHLFEILSR
- a CDS encoding helix-turn-helix domain-containing protein yields the protein MIHDIIFDFYSCCNLPILAVDIDFNKICRIGYTPTVEKVFNHCTIFRDIHFDSDDSLSCNLSYAKDIHFVVVSISRFDKYRGYFIIGPFKCNKNNTISIPFKPHSCMQYLPAILLNISDSQFSKGMSNLRFSVHVKKAIEYIHKNYTQSINLDKLCKDLSVNKSYFCKVFKKETSFTFSNFLNNYRVEKSKYFLENTNLPLMDVAISVGFNTQNYYSIVFKRLIKKTPLEYRNSIAIQ